Proteins encoded by one window of Ictidomys tridecemlineatus isolate mIctTri1 chromosome 7, mIctTri1.hap1, whole genome shotgun sequence:
- the Capn10 gene encoding calpain-10 isoform X1, with the protein MLAGRGEAPAPARELFRDAAFPASDSSLFFNLSTPLAQFREDITWRRPQEICATPRLFPDNPWEGQVKQGLLGDCWFLCACAALQKSRHLLDQVFPPGQPSWSDQTYCGLFTCRIWQFGRWEEVTIDDRLPCLAGRLCFSRCQREDVFWLPLLEKVYAKVYGSYEHLWAGQVADALVDLTGGLAERWSLKDLAGTSGQQDRPHGWEHRTCRQLLRLKDQCLISCSVLSPRAGARDLGAFHAFIVSDLRELRGRAGQGILLLRILNPWGRHCWQGLWREGGEGWSQVEPAEGAELLSQLQDGEFWVEEEEFLREFEEVTIGYPVTEAGHLQSLYTEKTLCHTQALPGAWVVGQSAGGCRNNSCFPCNPKYWLRLSEPSELCVAVLQRPRKHPAGRVRALVGHGPAPSSLLGKDHQVKDYQAVGLHIWKVEKRRVSLPRILSTPPVAGTVCHAYDREVHLHCELSPGYYLAVPSTFLKDMPGQFLLRVFSTGKVSLSAVRPAAKGASPGAALPSGEWETLQLRGCWRAGQTAGGSRNFASYLCNPCLPFSVPEGSGPRCIRITLHQHCPLSDSQLHPIGFHVFQGMPPTPGSWTLEATQGILGRRPASPWIWPQQAISEKPYPLVQQGVNTPRSHPGHTTCPSHVTERPGWDWQELLSSGGQWKPEQRWPGLEEGVGGARGADSGVSCSRSQQAEERWGCPQGGQQPEGALGAIRACSWGQPCTGETGRRQSGKVTVTPVSFQRAAYQSRSARGGVGSGSRGHDKGPRHGPFW; encoded by the exons ATGCTGGCGGGCCGGGGCGAGGCGCCGGCGCCGGCGCGGGAGCTCTTCCGGGACGCGGCGTTCCCCGCCTCCGACTCGTCGCTCTTTTTCAACTTGTCCACACCGCTGGCCCAGTTTCGGGAGGACATCACCTGGAGGCGGCCCCAG gaaatttgtGCCACGCCCCGGCTATTCCCAGATAACCCTTGGGAAGGACAGGTGAAGCAGGGGCTGCTGGGCGATTGCTGGTTCCTGTGTGCCTGCGCCGCCCTGCAGAAGAGTCGGCATCTCCTGGACCAG GTCTTCCCTCCAGGACAGCCGAGCTGGTCCGACCAGACATACTGTGGCCTCTTCACCTGTCGAATTTGGCAGTTTGGACGATGGGAGGAAGTGACCATAGATGACCGTCTTCCTTGTCTTGCAGGGAGACTCTGCTTCTCCCGCTGCCAGAGAGAGGATGTGTTCTGGCTTCCCTTACTGGAAAAGGTCTATGCCAA GGTCTACGGGTCCTATGAACACCTGTGGGCAgggcaggtggcagatgccctggTGGACTTAACTGGTGGCCTGGCAGAGAGGTGGAGCCTGAAGGACTTAGCAGGAACCAGTGGCCAGCAAGACAGACCCCATGGCTGGGAGCACAGGACGTGTCGGCAGCTGCTGCGCTTGAAGGACCAGTGTCTGATCAGCTGCTCCGTTCTCAGTCCCCGAGCTG GTGCCAGGGACCTGGGGGCATTCCATGCCTTCATCGTCTCAGATCTGCGGGAACTCCGGGGACGAGCTGGCCAGGGCATCCTGCTGCTGCGGATCCTGAACCCCTGGGGCCGGCACTGCTGGCAGGGACTCTGGAGAGAGGG GGGTGAAGGGTGGAGTCAGGTGGAGCCAGCTGAGGGGGCCGAGCTGCTGTCCCAGCTCCAGGACGGGGAGTTctgggtggaggaagaggagttCCTCAGGGAATTTGAGGAGGTCACCATTGGCTACCCAGTCACAGAGGCCGGCCACCTGCAGAGTCTCTACACAG AGAAGACGCTGTGCCACACGCAGGCGCTGCCTGGTGCCTGGGTCGTGGGGCAGTCAGCTGGAGGTTGCCGGAACAACAGCTGCTTTCCCTGCAACCCCAAGTACTGGCTGAGGCTCTCGGAACCCAGCGAGCTGTGTGTGGCTGTTCTGCAGAGACCCAGGAAGCACCCAGCAGGCAGGGTCCGGGCTCTGGTGGGCCATGGCCCTGCCCCATCAAGCCTCCTGGGCAAGGATCATCAGGTCAAGGACTACCAGGCCGTGGGCCTGCACATCTGGAAG GTGGAGAAACGGCGGGTCAGCCTGCCCAGAATCCTGTCCACACCCCCTGTGGCTGGCACTGTGTGTCATGCATATGACCGAGAGGTCCATCTCCACTGTGAGCTCTCCCCTGGCTACTACCTGGCTGTCCCCAGCACCTTCCTGAAGGACATGCCAGGGCAGTTCCTGCTCCGAGTTTTCTCCACAGGCAAAGTCTCCCTCAG TGCTGTCAGGCCAGCAGCCAAGGGCGCCTCCCCTGGGGCAGCCCTGCCCTCCGGCGAGTGGGAGACCCTGCAGCTGCGGGGCTGCTGGAGAGCAGGCCAGACAGCAGGGGGCAGCAGGAACTTCGCCTCCTACCTCTGCAACCCCTGCCTCCCTTTCTCGGTCCCTGAGGGCTCCGGTCCCCGCTGCATCCGAATCACCCTGCACCAGCACTGCCCGCTCAGTGACAGCCAGCTGCATCCCATTGGCTTTCATGTCTTCCAG GGCATGCCCCCTACCCCAGGATCCTGGACCCTGGAGGCTACTCAGGGGATTCTGGGCAGACGCCCAGCCTCACCATGGATTTGGCCCCAGCAAGCAATTTCAGAGAAGCCCTACCCACTGGTGCAACAGGGAGTGAACACACCCAGGAGCCACCCAGGTCATACCACCTGCCCCTCCCATGTCACTGAGCGCCCTGGGTGGGACTGGCAAGAGCTGCTCTCCAGTGGGGGGCAGTGGAAGCCAGAGCAGCGATGGCCTGGTCTGGAAGAAGGGGTAGGTGGGGCCAGAGGAGCGGACAGTGGGGTGAGCTGCTCCCGCAGCCAGCAGGCAGAGGAGAGGTGGGGGTGCCCTCAGGGAGGCCAGCAGCCCGAGGGTGCCCTTGGAGCTATCAGAGCCTGCAGCTGGGGTCAGCCCTGCACAGGTGAGACAGGGAGGAGGCAGTCGGGCAAAGTGACGGTCACCCCAGTGTCGTTCCAGAGGGCGGCGTATCAGTCCAGGTCAGCCAGGGGAGGGgtagggtcaggaagcagaggtcaTGACAAGGGACCTCGCCATGGGCCATTCTGGTGA
- the Capn10 gene encoding calpain-10 isoform X3 encodes MLAGRGEAPAPARELFRDAAFPASDSSLFFNLSTPLAQFREDITWRRPQEICATPRLFPDNPWEGQVKQGLLGDCWFLCACAALQKSRHLLDQVFPPGQPSWSDQTYCGLFTCRIWQFGRWEEVTIDDRLPCLAGRLCFSRCQREDVFWLPLLEKVYAKVYGSYEHLWAGQVADALVDLTGGLAERWSLKDLAGTSGQQDRPHGWEHRTCRQLLRLKDQCLISCSVLSPRAGARDLGAFHAFIVSDLRELRGRAGQGILLLRILNPWGRHCWQGLWREGGEGWSQVEPAEGAELLSQLQDGEFWVEEEEFLREFEEVTIGYPVTEAGHLQSLYTEKTLCHTQALPGAWVVGQSAGGCRNNSCFPCNPKYWLRLSEPSELCVAVLQRPRKHPAGRVRALVGHGPAPSSLLGKDHQVKDYQAVGLHIWKVEKRRVSLPRILSTPPVAGTVCHAYDREVHLHCELSPGYYLAVPSTFLKDMPGQFLLRVFSTGKVSLSAVRPAAKGASPGAALPSGEWETLQLRGCWRAGQTAGGSRNFASYLCNPCLPFSVPEGSGPRCIRITLHQHCPLSDSQLHPIGFHVFQVPAGGERQGTGPLLLQEPLLSCVPHRYAQEVSRLCLLSAGTYRVVPSTYWPDTEGSFTVTIATRVDRRSIHSQEMLGQVLQEVSLTAVMKA; translated from the exons ATGCTGGCGGGCCGGGGCGAGGCGCCGGCGCCGGCGCGGGAGCTCTTCCGGGACGCGGCGTTCCCCGCCTCCGACTCGTCGCTCTTTTTCAACTTGTCCACACCGCTGGCCCAGTTTCGGGAGGACATCACCTGGAGGCGGCCCCAG gaaatttgtGCCACGCCCCGGCTATTCCCAGATAACCCTTGGGAAGGACAGGTGAAGCAGGGGCTGCTGGGCGATTGCTGGTTCCTGTGTGCCTGCGCCGCCCTGCAGAAGAGTCGGCATCTCCTGGACCAG GTCTTCCCTCCAGGACAGCCGAGCTGGTCCGACCAGACATACTGTGGCCTCTTCACCTGTCGAATTTGGCAGTTTGGACGATGGGAGGAAGTGACCATAGATGACCGTCTTCCTTGTCTTGCAGGGAGACTCTGCTTCTCCCGCTGCCAGAGAGAGGATGTGTTCTGGCTTCCCTTACTGGAAAAGGTCTATGCCAA GGTCTACGGGTCCTATGAACACCTGTGGGCAgggcaggtggcagatgccctggTGGACTTAACTGGTGGCCTGGCAGAGAGGTGGAGCCTGAAGGACTTAGCAGGAACCAGTGGCCAGCAAGACAGACCCCATGGCTGGGAGCACAGGACGTGTCGGCAGCTGCTGCGCTTGAAGGACCAGTGTCTGATCAGCTGCTCCGTTCTCAGTCCCCGAGCTG GTGCCAGGGACCTGGGGGCATTCCATGCCTTCATCGTCTCAGATCTGCGGGAACTCCGGGGACGAGCTGGCCAGGGCATCCTGCTGCTGCGGATCCTGAACCCCTGGGGCCGGCACTGCTGGCAGGGACTCTGGAGAGAGGG GGGTGAAGGGTGGAGTCAGGTGGAGCCAGCTGAGGGGGCCGAGCTGCTGTCCCAGCTCCAGGACGGGGAGTTctgggtggaggaagaggagttCCTCAGGGAATTTGAGGAGGTCACCATTGGCTACCCAGTCACAGAGGCCGGCCACCTGCAGAGTCTCTACACAG AGAAGACGCTGTGCCACACGCAGGCGCTGCCTGGTGCCTGGGTCGTGGGGCAGTCAGCTGGAGGTTGCCGGAACAACAGCTGCTTTCCCTGCAACCCCAAGTACTGGCTGAGGCTCTCGGAACCCAGCGAGCTGTGTGTGGCTGTTCTGCAGAGACCCAGGAAGCACCCAGCAGGCAGGGTCCGGGCTCTGGTGGGCCATGGCCCTGCCCCATCAAGCCTCCTGGGCAAGGATCATCAGGTCAAGGACTACCAGGCCGTGGGCCTGCACATCTGGAAG GTGGAGAAACGGCGGGTCAGCCTGCCCAGAATCCTGTCCACACCCCCTGTGGCTGGCACTGTGTGTCATGCATATGACCGAGAGGTCCATCTCCACTGTGAGCTCTCCCCTGGCTACTACCTGGCTGTCCCCAGCACCTTCCTGAAGGACATGCCAGGGCAGTTCCTGCTCCGAGTTTTCTCCACAGGCAAAGTCTCCCTCAG TGCTGTCAGGCCAGCAGCCAAGGGCGCCTCCCCTGGGGCAGCCCTGCCCTCCGGCGAGTGGGAGACCCTGCAGCTGCGGGGCTGCTGGAGAGCAGGCCAGACAGCAGGGGGCAGCAGGAACTTCGCCTCCTACCTCTGCAACCCCTGCCTCCCTTTCTCGGTCCCTGAGGGCTCCGGTCCCCGCTGCATCCGAATCACCCTGCACCAGCACTGCCCGCTCAGTGACAGCCAGCTGCATCCCATTGGCTTTCATGTCTTCCAG GTCCCTGCAGGTGGCGAGAGGCAGGGCACAGGCCCCCTGCTGCTCCAGGAGCCACTGCTGAGCTGTGTGCCACATCGCTATGCCCAGGAGGTGAGCCGGCTCTGCCTGCTGTCTGCGGGCACCTACAGGGTCGTGCCCTCCACCTACTGGCCTGACACCGAGGGCTCCTTCACGGTGACCATAGCAACCAGAGTAGACAG GCGGTCCATTCACAGCCAGGAGATGCTGGGCCAGGTCCTCCAGGAG GTTTCCCTCACTGCAGTGATGAAGGCCTAG
- the Capn10 gene encoding calpain-10 isoform X2, with product MHMRSWDRYRQPQHEICATPRLFPDNPWEGQVKQGLLGDCWFLCACAALQKSRHLLDQVFPPGQPSWSDQTYCGLFTCRIWQFGRWEEVTIDDRLPCLAGRLCFSRCQREDVFWLPLLEKVYAKVYGSYEHLWAGQVADALVDLTGGLAERWSLKDLAGTSGQQDRPHGWEHRTCRQLLRLKDQCLISCSVLSPRAGARDLGAFHAFIVSDLRELRGRAGQGILLLRILNPWGRHCWQGLWREGGEGWSQVEPAEGAELLSQLQDGEFWVEEEEFLREFEEVTIGYPVTEAGHLQSLYTEKTLCHTQALPGAWVVGQSAGGCRNNSCFPCNPKYWLRLSEPSELCVAVLQRPRKHPAGRVRALVGHGPAPSSLLGKDHQVKDYQAVGLHIWKVEKRRVSLPRILSTPPVAGTVCHAYDREVHLHCELSPGYYLAVPSTFLKDMPGQFLLRVFSTGKVSLSAVRPAAKGASPGAALPSGEWETLQLRGCWRAGQTAGGSRNFASYLCNPCLPFSVPEGSGPRCIRITLHQHCPLSDSQLHPIGFHVFQGMPPTPGSWTLEATQGILGRRPASPWIWPQQAISEKPYPLVQQGVNTPRSHPGHTTCPSHVTERPGWDWQELLSSGGQWKPEQRWPGLEEGVGGARGADSGVSCSRSQQAEERWGCPQGGQQPEGALGAIRACSWGQPCTGETGRRQSGKVTVTPVSFQRAAYQSRSARGGVGSGSRGHDKGPRHGPFW from the exons ATGCACATGAGAAGTTGGGATCGTTACAGACAACCACAGCAT gaaatttgtGCCACGCCCCGGCTATTCCCAGATAACCCTTGGGAAGGACAGGTGAAGCAGGGGCTGCTGGGCGATTGCTGGTTCCTGTGTGCCTGCGCCGCCCTGCAGAAGAGTCGGCATCTCCTGGACCAG GTCTTCCCTCCAGGACAGCCGAGCTGGTCCGACCAGACATACTGTGGCCTCTTCACCTGTCGAATTTGGCAGTTTGGACGATGGGAGGAAGTGACCATAGATGACCGTCTTCCTTGTCTTGCAGGGAGACTCTGCTTCTCCCGCTGCCAGAGAGAGGATGTGTTCTGGCTTCCCTTACTGGAAAAGGTCTATGCCAA GGTCTACGGGTCCTATGAACACCTGTGGGCAgggcaggtggcagatgccctggTGGACTTAACTGGTGGCCTGGCAGAGAGGTGGAGCCTGAAGGACTTAGCAGGAACCAGTGGCCAGCAAGACAGACCCCATGGCTGGGAGCACAGGACGTGTCGGCAGCTGCTGCGCTTGAAGGACCAGTGTCTGATCAGCTGCTCCGTTCTCAGTCCCCGAGCTG GTGCCAGGGACCTGGGGGCATTCCATGCCTTCATCGTCTCAGATCTGCGGGAACTCCGGGGACGAGCTGGCCAGGGCATCCTGCTGCTGCGGATCCTGAACCCCTGGGGCCGGCACTGCTGGCAGGGACTCTGGAGAGAGGG GGGTGAAGGGTGGAGTCAGGTGGAGCCAGCTGAGGGGGCCGAGCTGCTGTCCCAGCTCCAGGACGGGGAGTTctgggtggaggaagaggagttCCTCAGGGAATTTGAGGAGGTCACCATTGGCTACCCAGTCACAGAGGCCGGCCACCTGCAGAGTCTCTACACAG AGAAGACGCTGTGCCACACGCAGGCGCTGCCTGGTGCCTGGGTCGTGGGGCAGTCAGCTGGAGGTTGCCGGAACAACAGCTGCTTTCCCTGCAACCCCAAGTACTGGCTGAGGCTCTCGGAACCCAGCGAGCTGTGTGTGGCTGTTCTGCAGAGACCCAGGAAGCACCCAGCAGGCAGGGTCCGGGCTCTGGTGGGCCATGGCCCTGCCCCATCAAGCCTCCTGGGCAAGGATCATCAGGTCAAGGACTACCAGGCCGTGGGCCTGCACATCTGGAAG GTGGAGAAACGGCGGGTCAGCCTGCCCAGAATCCTGTCCACACCCCCTGTGGCTGGCACTGTGTGTCATGCATATGACCGAGAGGTCCATCTCCACTGTGAGCTCTCCCCTGGCTACTACCTGGCTGTCCCCAGCACCTTCCTGAAGGACATGCCAGGGCAGTTCCTGCTCCGAGTTTTCTCCACAGGCAAAGTCTCCCTCAG TGCTGTCAGGCCAGCAGCCAAGGGCGCCTCCCCTGGGGCAGCCCTGCCCTCCGGCGAGTGGGAGACCCTGCAGCTGCGGGGCTGCTGGAGAGCAGGCCAGACAGCAGGGGGCAGCAGGAACTTCGCCTCCTACCTCTGCAACCCCTGCCTCCCTTTCTCGGTCCCTGAGGGCTCCGGTCCCCGCTGCATCCGAATCACCCTGCACCAGCACTGCCCGCTCAGTGACAGCCAGCTGCATCCCATTGGCTTTCATGTCTTCCAG GGCATGCCCCCTACCCCAGGATCCTGGACCCTGGAGGCTACTCAGGGGATTCTGGGCAGACGCCCAGCCTCACCATGGATTTGGCCCCAGCAAGCAATTTCAGAGAAGCCCTACCCACTGGTGCAACAGGGAGTGAACACACCCAGGAGCCACCCAGGTCATACCACCTGCCCCTCCCATGTCACTGAGCGCCCTGGGTGGGACTGGCAAGAGCTGCTCTCCAGTGGGGGGCAGTGGAAGCCAGAGCAGCGATGGCCTGGTCTGGAAGAAGGGGTAGGTGGGGCCAGAGGAGCGGACAGTGGGGTGAGCTGCTCCCGCAGCCAGCAGGCAGAGGAGAGGTGGGGGTGCCCTCAGGGAGGCCAGCAGCCCGAGGGTGCCCTTGGAGCTATCAGAGCCTGCAGCTGGGGTCAGCCCTGCACAGGTGAGACAGGGAGGAGGCAGTCGGGCAAAGTGACGGTCACCCCAGTGTCGTTCCAGAGGGCGGCGTATCAGTCCAGGTCAGCCAGGGGAGGGgtagggtcaggaagcagaggtcaTGACAAGGGACCTCGCCATGGGCCATTCTGGTGA